In the Methylophilus sp. 5 genome, one interval contains:
- a CDS encoding TonB C-terminal domain-containing protein, with product MALHDMDAMAEETPVSATRLWTTRIAIALLVLAVLAGIGYGIKKMFSGGATHKKQITTVKLLPDTPPPPPPPPPKEQPKETPKEQPKEIKAPEPKPAETPPAENLKMEGAAGDGPSPFQAGAVNNEYKGGAVATIGSDGGVKFRWYAGLVKSQIERAIERDKKLTQGQYKIVVSVWLKPNGQFERLSVEQSDTTPEIEQGIREALNDLPAMQEAPPESMPMPIRLRITAKKMG from the coding sequence ATGGCATTGCATGACATGGATGCCATGGCAGAAGAAACACCGGTGTCTGCCACACGCTTATGGACGACACGCATTGCCATTGCGTTACTGGTGCTCGCCGTGTTGGCAGGCATTGGCTATGGCATTAAAAAAATGTTTTCAGGCGGTGCGACGCATAAAAAGCAAATCACCACAGTGAAGTTATTGCCAGATACACCACCCCCGCCGCCACCCCCGCCGCCAAAAGAGCAGCCTAAGGAAACGCCCAAAGAGCAGCCTAAGGAAATTAAGGCCCCTGAGCCAAAACCAGCAGAAACACCCCCGGCCGAAAATCTGAAAATGGAAGGCGCGGCCGGGGATGGCCCTAGCCCGTTTCAGGCCGGGGCAGTAAACAATGAGTACAAAGGCGGTGCGGTGGCAACGATAGGCTCAGATGGCGGCGTCAAGTTTCGTTGGTATGCGGGGCTAGTGAAGTCACAGATTGAGCGCGCGATTGAGCGCGATAAAAAGCTGACTCAGGGGCAATACAAGATCGTGGTCAGCGTTTGGTTAAAACCCAACGGGCAATTTGAACGGCTGTCTGTTGAGCAGTCAGATACGACGCCCGAAATTGAGCAAGGCATACGGGAAGCCTTGAATGATTTACCGGCGATGCAGGAAGCACCGCCTGAAAGTATGCCTATGCCTATCCGGTTGCGGATTACGGCAAAGAAAATGGGCTAA
- a CDS encoding biopolymer transporter ExbD, translating to MQVQNDAQPYDTINITPMLDLAYVLLVIFILMTTAGVQGLTMNLPKPSNKPSTEKHDIKIVQVQQGGTLTINGVGVSLAELEAQLNQAKVMDPKFNVMIKGQPQAPYAGVIGVIDLVNRLQIENVGLVTGKIGT from the coding sequence ATGCAGGTTCAAAACGACGCCCAACCTTACGACACCATCAACATCACGCCCATGCTCGATCTGGCCTATGTGCTGCTGGTGATATTTATTTTGATGACGACCGCGGGTGTACAAGGCCTGACCATGAATTTACCCAAGCCGTCTAACAAACCCAGCACCGAAAAACACGACATCAAAATCGTGCAGGTGCAGCAGGGCGGCACGCTCACCATTAATGGTGTGGGCGTGAGCCTGGCCGAGCTGGAAGCACAGCTTAACCAGGCCAAGGTCATGGACCCGAAGTTCAACGTCATGATCAAAGGCCAGCCACAGGCGCCATATGCTGGCGTCATCGGCGTGATTGACCTGGTCAACCGTCTGCAAATTGAAAATGTCGGTTTAGTGACCGGCAAGATAGGGACATAA
- a CDS encoding biopolymer transporter ExbD: MSEGVKEENQLYDEINITPMLDLAYVLLVIFIIMTTASVQGVKVDMPHTVNSAALAKPQMRAITVTSDGSVYLDAFPVDMAQLEQRLAAYKSSNPEVPVVLKGDAAAHYEKVSEVLEICKRLDITEVGLVTKKVVE; encoded by the coding sequence ATGTCAGAAGGCGTCAAAGAAGAGAACCAGCTATACGATGAAATCAATATTACGCCCATGCTGGACCTGGCGTACGTATTGCTGGTGATTTTTATCATCATGACCACCGCGTCAGTGCAAGGCGTCAAAGTCGATATGCCGCATACCGTGAACTCTGCCGCGCTGGCCAAACCGCAAATGCGGGCCATCACCGTCACCAGTGATGGCAGTGTTTACCTGGATGCGTTTCCGGTCGACATGGCACAGCTGGAGCAACGCTTGGCCGCTTACAAAAGCAGCAACCCCGAGGTGCCGGTGGTGCTTAAAGGCGATGCCGCTGCGCATTATGAAAAGGTGTCCGAAGTGCTGGAAATCTGTAAACGGCTGGACATCACCGAAGTCGGCCTGGTGACGAAGAAAGTGGTGGAGTAA
- a CDS encoding DUF2341 domain-containing protein: MKKTLGLLVGLLGLSLSTTVMAAWNADWATQQKISIETANIKEAVNQAPVLIRLHSGNFDFTGANVDGADLRFIAADDKTELKFSLEKYDAVNELAVAWVVLPQVSAANKELAISLYTGNEGAKSVSDGQALNDSALLARFAFADNALLKDSGPAQLTARGNAVVQKAGLIAESATLSNSPLTIALPAEPVLANGMTWSVWLKPANLPQTAEIFKSGNVKLTLEGSALALHAGAASTQAGELKAGQWQHLAVVFQAGQAIVYVNGQVAGQVEASDAQANAEFTLGQNLNAEVDELQLASTARSPAWLTLVAKSQGADASMVKVIAADGEEEGEGGEANYMGILIDSLTMDAKVVIGILAVMFFISVWVMFSKARLVVLTDKGNALFLKRFQQASAQDLLDLDKSGAYANSNLFGLYKAGLREIKKREHDGKVQLSGASIDAIKAAVDADQVRETQRLNSLMVLLTIAISGGPFLGLLGTVVGVMITFAAIAAAGDVNVNAIAPGIAAALLATVAGLGVAIPALFGYNYLASRVKNITIAMQIFVDEFITRTAELYGKE; the protein is encoded by the coding sequence ATGAAGAAAACACTTGGTTTATTGGTTGGATTATTAGGGCTCAGCCTGTCTACGACAGTCATGGCAGCATGGAATGCCGATTGGGCGACACAACAAAAAATTTCGATAGAAACCGCCAATATTAAAGAGGCAGTGAATCAGGCGCCTGTATTAATCCGTTTGCATTCTGGCAACTTTGATTTTACCGGTGCCAATGTAGACGGCGCTGACCTGCGTTTTATCGCCGCAGATGACAAGACAGAACTCAAGTTCTCACTTGAAAAATATGATGCTGTCAACGAGCTGGCCGTGGCCTGGGTTGTGCTGCCGCAAGTGTCTGCCGCTAATAAAGAGTTGGCGATCAGCTTGTATACCGGTAACGAAGGTGCCAAATCGGTCAGTGATGGTCAAGCCCTGAATGATTCGGCTTTACTGGCCCGCTTTGCGTTTGCCGATAACGCGTTGCTCAAAGACAGTGGTCCTGCCCAATTGACCGCAAGAGGCAATGCAGTGGTGCAAAAAGCGGGTTTGATTGCCGAAAGTGCCACTTTAAGCAACAGCCCGTTAACGATTGCCTTGCCAGCTGAACCAGTCTTGGCCAATGGCATGACCTGGTCTGTCTGGCTGAAGCCGGCCAATTTGCCACAAACTGCTGAGATTTTCAAAAGTGGTAACGTGAAGTTAACCCTAGAAGGCAGCGCCCTGGCGCTACATGCTGGTGCTGCCAGCACCCAAGCTGGTGAGTTGAAGGCTGGCCAGTGGCAGCATCTTGCCGTGGTATTCCAGGCGGGTCAGGCTATTGTGTATGTCAATGGTCAAGTGGCTGGGCAAGTGGAAGCGAGCGATGCGCAGGCGAACGCGGAATTCACTTTAGGGCAAAACTTGAATGCAGAAGTAGATGAGTTGCAACTGGCTTCCACGGCACGTAGTCCCGCCTGGCTGACTCTGGTGGCTAAATCTCAAGGCGCAGATGCCAGCATGGTCAAAGTCATCGCCGCCGATGGTGAAGAAGAGGGCGAGGGCGGTGAAGCTAACTACATGGGCATTTTGATCGACAGCCTGACGATGGACGCCAAGGTAGTGATTGGCATTCTGGCGGTGATGTTTTTTATCAGCGTATGGGTGATGTTTAGCAAAGCGCGTCTGGTGGTGTTGACGGATAAAGGCAACGCCTTGTTTCTAAAACGCTTTCAGCAAGCCTCTGCACAGGACTTATTAGACCTGGACAAGAGCGGGGCTTATGCAAACTCCAACCTGTTCGGTTTATACAAAGCTGGTTTACGTGAAATCAAAAAACGTGAGCATGACGGCAAGGTGCAGTTGAGCGGTGCCTCGATTGATGCGATTAAAGCGGCCGTGGATGCTGACCAGGTACGTGAAACGCAACGCCTGAACAGCCTGATGGTATTGCTGACCATTGCGATTTCTGGGGGGCCTTTCCTTGGCCTGCTAGGCACGGTGGTCGGCGTGATGATTACCTTTGCGGCGATTGCGGCGGCAGGTGACGTTAACGTGAACGCGATTGCGCCTGGTATTGCGGCGGCTTTGTTAGCGACGGTTGCAGGTTTGGGCGTGGCGATTCCGGCCTTGTTTGGCTACAACTACCTGGCTAGCCGCGTCAAAAACATCACCATCGCCATGCAGATTTTTGTCGATGAATTCATTACCCGTACCGCCGAATTGTACGGTAAGGAATAA
- a CDS encoding PEP-CTERM sorting domain-containing protein, which translates to MKKITLAALLAVVMPAQAAIQSLQFAGQVESGYYNGTSYQGQFSFDDAGLLASGTELINLSSLNFNFGGSLFNLATPALADATAVFQDGVFTGLEWSVDSSSPAIGFSLIAGYADNSDAFFAYDTALGLSGTGSLAYAANVPEPTQSGLILAGLGLIGLIAARRQA; encoded by the coding sequence ATGAAAAAAATCACGCTGGCAGCCTTATTGGCAGTGGTCATGCCAGCCCAGGCAGCGATTCAATCCCTGCAGTTTGCAGGCCAGGTCGAGTCCGGTTATTACAACGGGACCAGCTACCAGGGCCAGTTTAGCTTTGACGATGCCGGTTTGCTGGCATCAGGCACTGAGCTGATCAACCTGAGCAGCTTGAACTTTAACTTTGGTGGCAGCCTGTTTAACCTGGCCACCCCAGCTTTGGCTGATGCGACTGCTGTGTTTCAAGATGGCGTGTTTACTGGCCTGGAATGGTCTGTAGACTCAAGCAGCCCAGCCATCGGTTTTAGCCTGATTGCCGGTTATGCCGATAACTCAGATGCTTTCTTTGCTTACGACACCGCGTTGGGACTGTCTGGCACCGGTAGTCTGGCCTATGCCGCTAATGTGCCAGAGCCGACACAATCCGGCCTGATTCTGGCTGGATTGGGTCTGATTGGCCTGATCGCTGCCCGTCGTCAAGCATAG
- a CDS encoding 5'-nucleotidase C-terminal domain-containing protein, translating into MFKLKQLTACVALALTASAAWAEGVTVLHVGDQESWLLSAQGNLRDNAGQAISYYGGIDRLASVIKNAETTAVGQGRTVLKLNAGDAFLPGPRFTASLNNLSNSYSDGGQDFYDAIALRQIGFDAMVFGNHEFDLGPQVAARFAKVSGSTYLSSNLNFNATAEFSALKASGKVAPSKVITTTAGHKIGLVGATTPLLPNISSPGAVNVIGYDAGNTEAQNLQALIPLIQAEVNRLRSEQGVTTVILMSHLQNAANEISVVVPALTGVDLVLSGGGHELMVDPDDALINGGVAATYTSHPVNATDAHGRTVPVLTSHFGNRYVGQVNFTIDDAHGTFVAIESSKMMRVSGAAADADRVGGDATIQAQVVAPVLNYISALNAQIIGTTAVKLNGPTHTTCAALPCTFVAGVRNAETGLGNLVADAMRFAGKTEVAIQNGGGIRTNIATVGNVSIGDTFNVLPFTNLVKRAPEVNATQLKDLLEHGYGDTSPTGRANGRYPQISGMQVVYDSRNTARTTQGTGNRIQRVVLDDGTVLIDHGVVVNNSRTFSFTTIDFTAAGGDGFPFVPNAVVFEDSPFTITYQEALANYIQSPKAEGGLGRLNNADGDEITGNLYGLENQYDNGGRLIDLAIAATTPGVTRNGTASRDVLVGTAGDDVMNGGLGVDTLTGGAGNDVFVYSSMRDAGDTITDFTPYADKLQLTALLSSLGISANTVLTGGYLSLVDVTGGVQVMVDTDGAAGPAAAKSLVTLKGLTAKQVSPARDFIL; encoded by the coding sequence ATGTTTAAACTGAAACAATTAACCGCTTGCGTGGCACTGGCATTAACCGCCAGCGCCGCCTGGGCTGAGGGTGTGACGGTGTTGCACGTGGGCGACCAGGAAAGCTGGTTGTTGTCTGCACAAGGCAACCTGCGCGATAACGCTGGTCAGGCGATTTCTTACTATGGCGGCATAGACCGCCTGGCGTCTGTGATTAAAAATGCCGAAACAACAGCCGTTGGCCAAGGCCGCACCGTGCTGAAATTAAACGCTGGTGATGCCTTTTTGCCTGGCCCGCGCTTTACCGCCAGCCTGAATAACCTGTCGAATAGCTACAGCGATGGCGGCCAGGACTTTTACGATGCAATCGCTTTGCGCCAGATTGGCTTTGACGCCATGGTGTTTGGTAACCACGAGTTTGACCTGGGCCCGCAAGTGGCTGCCCGTTTTGCCAAAGTCTCTGGCAGCACCTATCTTTCCAGCAACCTCAACTTCAATGCGACCGCTGAATTCAGCGCCTTAAAGGCTAGCGGTAAAGTGGCGCCTTCTAAAGTCATTACAACCACTGCCGGTCATAAAATTGGCCTGGTGGGTGCAACCACCCCTTTGTTGCCTAATATCTCCTCACCTGGTGCGGTGAATGTGATTGGCTACGACGCTGGCAATACCGAGGCACAAAACCTGCAAGCCCTGATTCCGCTGATTCAGGCAGAGGTGAACCGTCTACGCAGTGAGCAAGGCGTGACCACGGTGATTTTGATGAGCCATTTGCAAAATGCGGCCAATGAAATCAGCGTGGTGGTGCCGGCCTTGACTGGCGTTGACCTGGTGCTGTCCGGTGGTGGCCATGAGTTAATGGTCGACCCAGATGATGCCTTGATCAACGGTGGTGTCGCCGCGACTTACACCTCTCACCCAGTGAATGCCACGGATGCGCATGGCCGCACCGTGCCAGTCCTCACCAGCCACTTTGGTAACCGTTACGTCGGCCAGGTGAATTTCACCATAGACGACGCACACGGCACGTTTGTGGCGATTGAATCGAGCAAAATGATGCGCGTGAGCGGTGCTGCTGCGGATGCAGACCGCGTGGGTGGTGACGCCACAATTCAGGCGCAAGTGGTTGCCCCCGTGCTTAACTATATCTCTGCCTTAAATGCGCAAATCATCGGCACCACCGCAGTGAAATTAAATGGCCCGACCCATACTACGTGTGCCGCATTACCTTGTACCTTTGTGGCCGGTGTGCGTAACGCTGAAACCGGCCTGGGCAACCTGGTGGCTGACGCGATGCGTTTTGCTGGCAAAACCGAGGTCGCAATCCAGAACGGTGGCGGTATCCGTACCAACATTGCGACAGTGGGTAATGTCTCTATCGGTGACACCTTCAATGTGCTGCCATTTACCAACCTGGTCAAACGCGCACCAGAAGTGAATGCGACGCAGCTGAAAGACCTGCTGGAACACGGTTATGGCGACACCAGCCCGACCGGTCGCGCCAATGGCCGTTATCCGCAAATCTCCGGCATGCAAGTGGTGTATGACAGCCGCAATACCGCCAGAACGACCCAAGGCACAGGTAACCGTATTCAACGCGTGGTGCTGGATGACGGCACCGTGCTGATTGATCACGGCGTGGTGGTGAACAATAGCCGCACCTTCTCTTTCACCACGATCGACTTTACTGCCGCAGGCGGTGATGGCTTCCCATTCGTGCCCAATGCAGTTGTGTTTGAAGACAGCCCATTCACCATTACCTACCAAGAGGCATTGGCTAATTATATTCAGTCACCTAAAGCCGAAGGCGGTTTGGGTCGCTTGAATAATGCCGATGGCGACGAAATCACCGGCAATTTGTACGGTCTGGAAAACCAGTACGACAACGGTGGTCGTTTGATCGATCTGGCCATTGCCGCGACCACGCCTGGCGTGACGCGTAACGGCACTGCCAGCCGCGATGTGCTGGTGGGCACAGCAGGTGATGACGTGATGAATGGTGGCCTGGGTGTGGATACGCTGACCGGTGGTGCTGGTAATGATGTGTTTGTTTACAGCAGCATGCGCGATGCCGGTGACACCATCACTGACTTCACGCCTTATGCCGACAAATTACAGCTGACGGCCTTGCTGTCTTCACTCGGTATTTCTGCCAACACGGTATTAACAGGCGGCTATTTGAGCCTGGTTGATGTGACTGGTGGCGTACAGGTAATGGTTGATACTGACGGTGCCGCAGGCCCGGCAGCCGCCAAATCATTAGTGACTCTCAAAGGCTTGACCGCAAAACAAGTGTCACCAGCCAGAGATTTCATACTTTAA
- a CDS encoding PEP-CTERM sorting domain-containing protein, which yields MKKISLIAALLLSSQANAALNAGDIMFTAFNADEDGLSFVTFVDIAANTTIYFSDNEWTGSAFNTGESYNQWVSADVVAAGTVVRFSAYDKTTLSASAGVLSRVSVSGSSNWGISNSNETVYAYLGSGATAPTTFLSAITNGKFVNDGSLANTGLTAGVNAIELTAKAGASSEPDYAEYNGVRDGLNNFADYKAQVANVNNWNVDTVNNSVSTALVPNTTAFTVAAVTPVPEADSVGMLLAGLGVLALVRRRQAR from the coding sequence ATGAAAAAAATCAGTTTAATCGCAGCGTTGCTGCTGTCCAGCCAAGCCAACGCGGCGCTGAATGCCGGTGACATCATGTTCACGGCTTTTAATGCCGACGAAGATGGGTTGTCCTTTGTGACCTTTGTTGACATCGCCGCCAATACCACCATTTACTTTAGCGATAACGAGTGGACCGGCAGCGCCTTCAATACTGGCGAAAGCTATAACCAGTGGGTATCCGCTGATGTGGTTGCCGCAGGTACTGTGGTGCGTTTCTCTGCTTATGATAAAACCACGCTGTCAGCTTCTGCAGGCGTGTTGTCCCGTGTGAGTGTGTCTGGCAGCAGCAACTGGGGCATCTCTAACAGCAACGAAACTGTATACGCCTACCTTGGTTCTGGTGCAACAGCACCAACCACGTTCCTGTCTGCCATCACTAACGGCAAATTTGTGAATGATGGTTCTTTGGCCAACACAGGGTTGACAGCCGGTGTCAATGCCATTGAATTAACCGCCAAAGCCGGTGCTTCCAGCGAGCCCGACTATGCCGAATATAACGGTGTGCGTGATGGCCTGAACAATTTTGCCGATTACAAAGCGCAAGTGGCAAACGTGAACAACTGGAACGTAGACACTGTAAATAACAGTGTTTCTACCGCGTTGGTGCCTAACACCACTGCGTTTACCGTGGCTGCAGTGACCCCTGTGCCAGAAGCGGACAGCGTAGGCATGTTGCTGGCTGGTTTGGGTGTGTTGGCGCTGGTACGTCGTCGCCAAGCACGTTAA
- a CDS encoding ExeM/NucH family extracellular endonuclease yields MQLKKIHWALAWLGLSSLSLPVYAEVVISQIYGGQGSVYNQDFVELFNAGAAAVNINGWSVQYGSATGNGNFSANGVTTLSGVLQPGQYYLVGLRSAANGLVLPTPDVGNNATDMSGTNGKVVLVNNSTGLACNGGSVVCSPAQLAQIVDLVGYGTANFFEGAVAPAINSSTALLRKNNGCQDTNQNGSDFATGAPAPRNSGSAVNVCGGGTGTNQPIVTSCPAVTLQVGEVGSVLLQASDADSIVNAATLSASAPAGVSLSNFVAAGSDGQSASTSLQLDGSLPAGNYAVDVQFANNEAQTATCSVNVTVQSSSITRIFQIQGSELGVSSVSPLNGQTVTTEGVVTAVFPGLNGFYMQDVSGDGNPLTSDGIFVYLGTGVTPMVSKGQKVRMTASVTEFNTITELINISGLQVLSSNNVILPTDITLPEVTEGDLEAYEGMLVRITTPMTASQNYFQGRYGQVTLSADGRMIKPTNLYAANSSPAAQLADENARRRLVLDDGSSVQNPNPIPFIGEDDTLRAGDVVENLTGVIDHGLITASNPGPRDYKLHPTEPVTFSRENVRTSAPGSVGGNYKVASFNVLNYFTTFTNGATASGQTSQGCRLGSSTSASNCRGANNLVEFNRQRNKIIRALTAINADIVGLMEIQNNGTVAAQNLVDGLNAVSGANTYKVIADPASGTGTDAIKVAMIYKPAKLTPTAAALSDTNSINNRPTLAQTFEAANGERFSVLVNHLKSKSCSDAAGGDADQGDGQGCYNPQRLAQANQLVQFIQTVKNQANDPDVMVIGDLNAYGKEDPVLVLENAGLQDQIARFNGQAGYSYVFDGESGYLDHALANADLAAQVTGTVHWHINADEPFVIDYNTEFKPQDLYTDSPYRSSDHDPVIVGLQLVKSVQGSGQRDTLIGTPGDDVLTGGLGADTITGGAGRDTFVYQSMRDATDTITDFTPGEDQLDIAELLQSIGYSGSQPFADGVARWVSVAGGVQLQIDTDGTAGTATAKSLVTLKGLAMNQLDAHRPEMQGLVRW; encoded by the coding sequence ATGCAATTAAAAAAAATCCATTGGGCACTGGCCTGGCTAGGCCTGTCTTCCCTAAGTCTTCCTGTCTATGCCGAGGTGGTCATTAGCCAGATTTATGGCGGCCAGGGCAGTGTTTATAACCAGGACTTTGTTGAGTTATTCAATGCCGGTGCAGCCGCGGTGAATATCAATGGCTGGTCGGTGCAATATGGCAGTGCGACTGGCAACGGTAACTTTTCTGCTAACGGTGTGACCACGCTATCAGGCGTGTTGCAACCTGGCCAATATTACCTGGTGGGTTTGCGCAGTGCCGCCAATGGCCTCGTCTTACCAACCCCTGACGTGGGCAATAACGCCACCGACATGAGCGGCACCAATGGCAAAGTGGTGCTGGTCAATAACAGCACTGGCCTGGCCTGTAATGGCGGCTCTGTGGTGTGTAGCCCGGCCCAGTTAGCACAGATTGTGGACCTGGTCGGCTATGGCACAGCGAATTTTTTTGAAGGCGCGGTGGCACCAGCTATTAACAGCAGCACAGCATTATTACGTAAAAACAATGGTTGCCAAGATACCAACCAGAACGGCAGTGATTTTGCGACCGGTGCCCCTGCACCACGCAACAGCGGTAGCGCTGTCAACGTGTGTGGTGGCGGTACGGGCACTAATCAGCCGATAGTCACCTCTTGCCCGGCAGTCACATTGCAAGTGGGCGAAGTTGGTTCAGTGTTATTGCAAGCGTCTGACGCCGACAGCATCGTCAATGCGGCCACGCTGTCTGCCTCTGCGCCAGCCGGGGTCAGTTTGAGCAACTTTGTGGCTGCCGGTAGCGATGGCCAATCTGCCAGCACCAGCCTGCAACTCGATGGCAGCTTGCCCGCAGGTAACTATGCGGTAGATGTGCAGTTTGCCAACAATGAAGCGCAAACCGCCACTTGCAGTGTGAATGTCACGGTACAAAGCAGCAGCATTACCCGTATTTTTCAGATTCAGGGCAGTGAGTTGGGTGTGAGTTCTGTCAGCCCGCTCAATGGTCAAACGGTGACCACCGAAGGCGTAGTCACCGCCGTGTTCCCTGGCTTGAATGGTTTTTACATGCAAGATGTCAGCGGCGATGGTAATCCACTGACTTCTGACGGTATTTTTGTCTATCTGGGCACTGGCGTGACACCAATGGTGAGTAAGGGCCAAAAAGTCCGCATGACTGCCAGCGTAACTGAATTCAACACCATTACCGAGCTGATCAATATCAGCGGCTTGCAAGTACTCAGCAGCAACAATGTCATTCTGCCCACAGACATCACGCTGCCAGAAGTCACAGAAGGTGATTTAGAAGCCTACGAAGGCATGCTTGTGCGCATCACCACGCCAATGACCGCTTCACAGAATTACTTTCAGGGTCGTTATGGCCAGGTGACGCTGTCTGCCGATGGCCGCATGATCAAGCCAACCAATCTGTATGCTGCAAACTCTAGCCCGGCGGCGCAACTGGCCGATGAAAATGCCCGTCGCCGTCTGGTGTTGGATGATGGCAGCAGCGTACAAAACCCTAATCCTATCCCGTTTATTGGTGAGGATGACACCTTGCGCGCTGGTGATGTGGTGGAAAACCTGACCGGTGTGATTGACCATGGCTTGATTACCGCCTCTAACCCAGGGCCACGTGACTACAAATTGCATCCGACTGAGCCGGTGACTTTCAGCCGCGAAAATGTGCGTACTTCAGCGCCAGGCAGCGTGGGCGGTAACTATAAAGTGGCCAGCTTTAATGTGCTCAACTATTTCACCACGTTTACCAATGGCGCTACCGCCAGTGGTCAAACCAGCCAGGGTTGCCGTTTAGGTAGCAGCACTTCAGCTTCGAATTGCCGCGGTGCCAACAATCTGGTGGAGTTCAACCGTCAGCGTAACAAGATCATCCGTGCGCTAACTGCGATTAACGCGGATATCGTTGGCCTGATGGAAATCCAGAACAACGGCACAGTGGCGGCACAAAACCTGGTCGATGGCCTGAATGCGGTATCGGGTGCTAATACCTACAAAGTGATTGCGGACCCAGCCAGTGGCACCGGTACCGATGCGATCAAGGTGGCCATGATCTATAAACCAGCCAAATTGACACCCACAGCGGCGGCCTTGTCAGATACCAATAGCATCAATAACCGTCCGACGCTGGCACAAACCTTTGAGGCGGCTAATGGTGAGCGCTTCTCTGTGCTGGTGAATCACCTGAAGTCTAAGAGCTGCTCTGATGCAGCAGGTGGCGATGCTGACCAGGGTGACGGGCAAGGCTGTTACAACCCGCAGCGTCTGGCACAAGCCAACCAGTTGGTGCAATTCATCCAGACCGTTAAAAACCAGGCCAATGATCCAGATGTGATGGTGATTGGTGACTTGAACGCCTACGGCAAGGAAGACCCGGTGCTGGTGTTGGAGAACGCCGGTTTGCAAGACCAGATTGCACGCTTTAATGGTCAGGCCGGTTACTCCTATGTGTTTGATGGTGAGTCAGGTTACCTGGACCACGCACTGGCAAATGCTGACCTGGCGGCGCAAGTCACTGGCACCGTGCACTGGCATATCAATGCAGACGAACCGTTTGTCATTGACTACAACACCGAGTTCAAGCCACAAGACCTTTACACCGACAGCCCTTACCGTTCTTCTGACCATGACCCAGTGATCGTCGGCTTGCAACTGGTGAAGTCTGTGCAAGGCAGTGGTCAGCGTGACACCTTAATCGGCACACCTGGGGATGACGTGCTGACCGGTGGCTTGGGTGCAGACACCATTACTGGTGGTGCAGGCCGTGACACCTTTGTCTACCAAAGCATGCGTGATGCGACTGACACCATCACTGACTTTACGCCGGGCGAAGATCAACTGGACATCGCTGAGCTGCTGCAAAGCATAGGCTACAGCGGTAGCCAGCCGTTTGCCGATGGCGTTGCCCGTTGGGTGAGTGTGGCCGGTGGCGTGCAGTTGCAAATCGACACCGACGGCACAGCGGGTACGGCGACCGCCAAATCGCTGGTGACCTTAAAAGGATTAGCCATGAATCAACTGGATGCACACAGACCAGAAATGCAAGGTTTGGTGCGCTGGTAA